In a genomic window of Streptomyces noursei ATCC 11455:
- a CDS encoding phytanoyl-CoA dioxygenase family protein, translated as MAGQRLTFADARARDCGERTVARRTGDGTLASTDGAGYAAPEFIIYPRKRAYTMVNPPLDALNPVGTDALLLEAAQKLGLTQHLLELELNGFTVVPPEKVASPEFTAALREAVLETHRRRTDTGTYVERMQQSATHGLGDLMPKILWDDPIFETALMNPVVQTLARAMAGHTCRISVFEGAVKAKGDTDLTFHADTAMTEPYPIVPQHCNVTYALSDYSREHGSTMFVPGSHKLLRQPVMGEVTQELSSRDRPASLFGTGIPEPVAVECPAGSIIAWYGATWHGASPRTVDGHRISMLMYFCRWYLKPQTKMWLDMPEGALERNSPRFAQCIDYYNGWEIKEPSIDPANAMAGRTVFPILDVPLP; from the coding sequence GTGGCAGGCCAGCGCCTGACGTTCGCTGATGCGCGCGCTCGTGACTGCGGCGAGCGGACGGTGGCCCGCCGGACCGGCGACGGCACTCTGGCCTCAACAGATGGGGCAGGCTATGCCGCCCCAGAATTCATCATTTATCCAAGAAAGCGAGCGTACACAATGGTCAACCCACCGCTTGATGCTCTCAATCCTGTGGGGACAGACGCGTTACTTCTTGAAGCAGCGCAGAAGCTCGGGCTCACTCAACATCTGCTTGAACTCGAACTCAACGGCTTCACGGTCGTGCCGCCCGAGAAGGTCGCCAGCCCGGAGTTCACCGCGGCCCTGCGCGAGGCCGTGCTTGAGACGCACCGACGCCGCACCGATACCGGTACCTACGTCGAGCGGATGCAGCAGTCCGCCACACACGGTCTCGGCGACCTGATGCCGAAGATCCTCTGGGACGACCCGATCTTCGAGACGGCCTTGATGAATCCGGTAGTGCAAACGCTGGCACGGGCGATGGCGGGCCACACCTGCCGAATCAGCGTGTTCGAGGGAGCCGTCAAGGCGAAGGGGGATACAGACCTTACCTTCCACGCAGACACGGCAATGACGGAGCCCTACCCGATCGTCCCGCAGCACTGCAACGTGACATATGCGCTTAGTGATTACTCGCGCGAACACGGATCAACTATGTTTGTGCCGGGCAGCCACAAATTGCTGCGCCAGCCAGTAATGGGCGAGGTCACTCAGGAGCTTTCCAGCCGTGACCGGCCGGCGTCGCTGTTCGGCACCGGAATCCCGGAGCCCGTCGCGGTGGAATGCCCGGCCGGCTCCATCATCGCCTGGTACGGGGCAACTTGGCACGGCGCCTCACCGAGAACCGTCGATGGCCACCGCATCAGCATGCTGATGTACTTCTGCCGCTGGTACCTCAAGCCGCAGACGAAGATGTGGCTTGACATGCCGGAGGGCGCCCTGGAGCGCAACTCGCCCCGATTCGCCCAGTGCATTGACTACTACAACGGCTGGGAGATCAAGGAACCTTCGATCGATCCCGCCAACGCGATGGCGGGCCGTACCGTGTTCCCGATTCTCGACGTGCCGCTTCCCTGA
- a CDS encoding cytochrome P450 family protein: MMDPEMLHDPITGYGALREQGPVIRGRSIDGSPVWFVTRFNEVRQVLRDPRFLNNPLTPSLNRAAEDAPLAWTLREMGLPEHLHGYLLESILTNDAPEHTRLRRLVSRAFTARKITDLRPRVEEITDELLTRLPEYADDGVADLIQHFAYPLPITVICELIGIPEEYRRQWHQWGSEPVSLQPDETGSAFAELIENIHELIRERRRALTDDLLSDLIRAHDDDGSRLSNVEMVTMVLTIVSGGLETTAHLIGNGTLALLTHPDQLRLLKDDPALMPRALHELMRWCGPGLMAHLRYASEDIDLAGTVIRKGDTIQPILASANYDPRHYTDPERLDLTRHPAGHAENHVGFGHGAHYCLGAALARQMGEVAFSKLFAHYPDVSLGVERQHLKRTPLPGFWRLTSLPLRLS; the protein is encoded by the coding sequence ATGATGGACCCGGAGATGCTCCATGACCCGATTACCGGCTACGGCGCGCTGCGAGAGCAGGGCCCGGTCATCCGCGGCCGGTCCATCGACGGCTCACCTGTATGGTTCGTGACCCGCTTCAACGAGGTACGGCAGGTTCTGCGCGACCCGCGGTTCCTGAACAACCCGCTCACCCCGTCCCTGAACCGTGCAGCCGAGGATGCCCCACTGGCCTGGACACTAAGGGAGATGGGCCTCCCCGAGCACCTGCACGGCTATCTACTGGAATCGATCCTCACCAACGACGCCCCCGAACACACCCGACTGCGCCGTCTCGTCTCCCGCGCCTTCACCGCACGGAAGATCACCGACCTGCGGCCGCGCGTCGAGGAGATCACCGACGAGCTGCTGACCCGGCTCCCCGAGTACGCCGACGACGGTGTCGCCGACCTGATCCAGCACTTCGCCTACCCGCTGCCGATCACGGTCATCTGCGAACTGATCGGCATACCTGAGGAGTACCGCCGGCAGTGGCATCAGTGGGGCAGCGAACCCGTATCCCTGCAGCCGGACGAGACCGGCTCCGCGTTCGCCGAATTGATCGAAAACATCCATGAGCTGATCCGCGAGCGACGCCGTGCCCTTACCGACGACCTGCTCAGCGACCTGATCCGGGCCCATGACGATGACGGCAGCCGGCTCAGCAACGTCGAGATGGTCACCATGGTCCTCACCATCGTCTCGGGCGGCCTTGAGACCACCGCCCACCTCATCGGCAACGGCACACTGGCCCTGCTCACCCACCCCGACCAGCTGCGCCTGCTCAAGGACGACCCGGCCCTGATGCCACGCGCCCTCCACGAGCTGATGCGCTGGTGCGGACCGGGGCTCATGGCCCATCTGCGCTACGCCTCCGAGGACATCGACCTCGCCGGCACCGTGATCCGCAAGGGCGATACCATCCAACCCATTCTGGCTTCGGCGAACTACGACCCGCGCCACTACACCGACCCCGAGCGTCTCGACCTGACCCGCCACCCCGCGGGCCACGCCGAGAACCATGTGGGCTTCGGCCACGGGGCGCACTACTGCCTGGGCGCCGCCCTGGCCCGGCAAATGGGCGAAGTTGCCTTCAGCAAGCTGTTTGCGCACTACCCCGACGTCTCCCTCGGAGTGGAACGCCAACATCTCAAACGGACACCACTGCCCGGCTTCTGGCGGCTGACTTCCCTGCCGCTGCGACTGAGCTGA
- a CDS encoding DUF6243 family protein has protein sequence MGKGKSGGMLGVGGTRHKLSRGALRGGTGGAKDERALADAEAKRRELLRKFQERNQKE, from the coding sequence ATGGGCAAGGGAAAGTCAGGCGGAATGCTCGGTGTCGGCGGCACTCGCCACAAGCTCTCACGGGGCGCGCTGCGCGGCGGCACGGGTGGTGCAAAGGACGAGCGGGCGCTCGCCGATGCCGAGGCCAAGCGCCGTGAGCTGCTGCGCAAGTTCCAGGAGCGCAACCAGAAGGAGTGA
- a CDS encoding TlrC/CarA/OleB/SrmB family ABC-F type ribosomal protection protein, with protein MQNSPSAANSASSPCRTAKSSLDLEQLPLVAPDSGAFQIVLDDVERSAGDRPLLDGVHQSIGLGERIGVIGENGSGKSTLLRLLAGLDQPDRGNVLVRAPGGTGYLPQTPDLPEDDTVQDAIDHALAELRTLERALRRAEEVMAEAEPDELEAVLATYGELLEAFEARDGYAADARVEAAIHGLGLAAVESDRRLGSLSGGEQARLNLACLLAAAPQLMLLDEPTNHLDRAAMEWLEEHLRAHRGSVVVVSHDRVFLERVATALWEVDAEQRTVHRHGGGYSGYLKAKEAARRRWEQQYQDWQEDLARQRELARTAATNLAAGPRRNTDRINGLHQRNVEKQISARVRNAKERVRRLEEDAVPRPPKPMRFAARLKGGESAGTGPLAELYQVEVDGRLSVPEFSIAPGERVLITGPNGAGKSTLLQVLVGDLVPDRGESTRAKRTGWLPQESRVTDPDQTVLEAFAQGLPGEAEDSRGALLGLGLFRPRDLTTLVGRLSVGQLRRLALARLLRNPADLLVLDEPTNHLSPSLVEDLEVALSHYQGALLVVSHDRMFGQRFTGRAVRMEHGRVLN; from the coding sequence ATGCAAAATTCTCCTTCCGCTGCCAACAGCGCCTCTTCGCCTTGCCGTACGGCTAAGAGTTCTCTTGACCTTGAACAACTCCCGCTTGTCGCACCGGATTCCGGAGCGTTCCAGATCGTTCTGGACGACGTTGAGCGCAGTGCCGGCGACCGTCCCCTTCTGGACGGCGTACACCAGTCGATCGGCTTAGGTGAACGTATCGGCGTCATCGGCGAAAACGGCTCCGGCAAGTCCACCCTTCTGCGTCTGCTCGCCGGCCTGGACCAGCCGGACAGGGGGAACGTGCTGGTACGTGCGCCAGGAGGTACCGGCTATCTGCCGCAGACTCCTGACCTGCCAGAGGACGACACGGTGCAGGATGCCATCGACCACGCTCTGGCCGAGCTGCGAACTCTGGAGCGCGCCTTGCGGCGTGCGGAGGAGGTGATGGCTGAGGCGGAGCCTGACGAGCTGGAAGCAGTGCTGGCCACCTACGGTGAGCTTCTGGAGGCGTTCGAGGCCCGGGACGGCTACGCCGCGGATGCCCGGGTAGAGGCTGCTATCCACGGCCTGGGTCTGGCGGCTGTGGAAAGCGACCGAAGGCTTGGCAGCCTCTCCGGCGGGGAACAGGCGCGCTTGAACCTGGCCTGTCTGCTGGCTGCTGCCCCTCAGTTGATGTTGCTCGACGAGCCTACGAACCATCTGGACCGCGCGGCGATGGAGTGGCTCGAGGAGCATTTGCGTGCCCACCGTGGCAGCGTGGTGGTGGTTTCCCATGACCGGGTCTTCCTGGAGCGTGTCGCCACCGCGCTGTGGGAGGTGGATGCCGAGCAACGCACGGTCCACCGCCATGGCGGCGGCTACTCCGGATACCTCAAGGCTAAGGAAGCCGCGCGGCGGCGGTGGGAGCAGCAGTACCAGGACTGGCAGGAGGACCTTGCGCGTCAGCGTGAGCTGGCGCGTACTGCGGCCACAAACCTGGCTGCCGGTCCCCGGCGTAATACCGACCGGATCAATGGACTGCATCAGCGCAATGTGGAGAAACAGATCTCCGCACGGGTGCGCAACGCCAAGGAACGTGTGCGGCGGTTGGAGGAGGATGCGGTGCCTCGACCGCCGAAGCCGATGCGCTTCGCCGCGCGCCTCAAGGGAGGCGAGAGCGCGGGCACGGGCCCCCTCGCTGAGCTGTACCAGGTGGAGGTGGACGGCAGGCTCAGCGTCCCGGAGTTCAGCATCGCGCCCGGTGAGCGGGTTTTGATCACCGGCCCCAATGGCGCGGGCAAGAGTACCCTCCTGCAGGTGCTGGTCGGCGATCTGGTGCCCGACCGGGGAGAGAGCACCCGTGCCAAGCGCACCGGCTGGCTGCCGCAGGAATCCCGGGTCACTGACCCGGACCAGACCGTCCTTGAGGCGTTCGCGCAGGGGCTCCCGGGAGAGGCCGAGGACAGCCGCGGAGCCCTCCTTGGACTTGGGCTTTTCCGGCCCAGGGACCTGACCACCCTGGTGGGACGCCTGTCCGTGGGGCAGCTGCGGCGGCTCGCGCTCGCCCGGCTCCTGCGCAACCCTGCCGACCTGCTCGTCCTGGATGAGCCCACGAACCATCTGTCCCCTTCACTGGTCGAGGACTTGGAGGTGGCTCTGTCGCACTACCAAGGGGCGCTGCTGGTCGTCTCCCACGACCGCATGTTCGGGCAGCGCTTCACCGGCCGCGCCGTACGCATGGAACACGGGCGCGTCCTGAACTGA
- a CDS encoding transposase: MAGGDLTDTQWAWLEPLLPGLKPGRPPIWTRCQLIDGTRFRTRIGVPWRDVPERYGRWARAYHLFRRWQQDGHDGGGLEIADAKGVRQEIPAHLIVHHATWDLLDETARQPPGHR, encoded by the coding sequence GTGGCAGGCGGAGACCTGACGGATACGCAATGGGCCTGGCTGGAACCGTTGTTGCCTGGGTTGAAGCCGGGCCGTCCGCCGATATGGACCAGGTGCCAGCTGATCGACGGCACTCGGTTTCGCACTCGCATCGGTGTGCCGTGGCGCGATGTGCCCGAGCGATACGGCAGGTGGGCCCGGGCGTACCACCTGTTCCGCCGCTGGCAGCAGGACGGGCACGACGGGGGCGGTCTCGAGATCGCAGACGCCAAAGGGGTGCGGCAGGAGATCCCTGCACACCTGATCGTGCACCATGCCACCTGGGATCTGCTGGATGAGACGGCCAGGCAGCCACCAGGGCATCGCTGA